One part of the Malus sylvestris chromosome 2, drMalSylv7.2, whole genome shotgun sequence genome encodes these proteins:
- the LOC126599405 gene encoding uncharacterized protein LOC126599405, with the protein MDRDRRSERERGRGRSGDLSTFAADPRFHESGRGGTVREKHGGPSGLADPARTTQTVSPPSSYSSFLCLWNRLIYSKRIDSSEMVFRLVRFVRVRLMIVEASDTQTATSNPLRSLFPKALPLICHQARILGLNAKCFLKIGGCCLMSIKVCVALIIVLKTANILFQLIFLGYSASFHL; encoded by the exons ATGGATAGAGACAGacggagcgagagagagagagggagaggaaggAGTGGGGATCTCAGCACCTTTGCTGCAGATCCTCGATTTCATGAGAGTGGGAGAGGGGGGACAGTCAGAGAAAAGCATGGGGGGCCTTCGGGACTCGCAGACCCCGCAAGAACGACACAGACGGTCTCGCCTCCGTCGTCTTACTCCTCATTTCTCTGTCTCTGGAATCGATTGATCTATTCGAAGAGGATCGACAGTTCTGAAATGGTATTTAGATTGGTAAGGTTTGTGCGTGTGCGGTTGATGATCGTGGAAGCCAGCGACACCCAGACTGCAACATCGAATCCTCTCCGATCCTTATTCCCAAAAGCTCTCCCTCTGATTTGTCATCAG GCAAGGATTTTAGGTTTGAATGCAAAATGTTTCCTCAAAATAGGGGGTTGTTGTTTGATGTCAATCAAGGTTTGTGTTGCCCTTATTATTGTTCTCAAAACTGCTAATATACTGTTTCAACTTATCTTTTTAGGCTATTCTGCCAGTTTTCACCTTTGA
- the LOC126599238 gene encoding uncharacterized protein LOC126599238, with protein sequence MVGLYKLKAVTLLRLGYPQSSSSSVAASTFKRFVVGDVKPSHFPLQNLLLCRHFTSEISETHHDFTVNYLINSCGLSPEGAILSSKWVKLRSPKTADSVLSFLRNHGFSETQISKMVRSRPKLLKSSPEKTLLPKLKFFASTGVSKEHLAKTLTFEPILLSLSLENRIAPTYDFLRSLLSQKNVVSVLRRGSWIFAEGHSKNVAPNIEVLKQLGMPQSSISLLLLYHPNTFTLKPKELSELVDEVKQMGFDLQNTTSVKAIYALGGSNRSVWNRCREVYKRWGWSEDDVLSAFKRQPLCMIISEKKLMRTLEFLVKEMGWSSKTIVKTPLVLNFSFEKRLVPRCSVVKVLLLKGLINGIENVGLRSLLKPVEKCFLERFVARYIDEVPQLLSVYHGRVAVQDVLCT encoded by the coding sequence ATGGTGGGGCTCTACAAATTGAAGGCAGTCACCCTCCTCAGATTGGGTTACCCGCAATCTTCTTCTTCCAGCGTCGCTGCTTCCACATTTAAACGATTTGTTGTTGGAGATGTAAAACCCTCACATTTTCCTCTTCAAAATCTGCTACTCTGCAGACATTTCACCTCAGAAATCTCAGAAACCCACCACGATTTCACAGTCAATTACCTCATAAACTCATGTGGGCTGTCCCCAGAAGGTGCGATTTTATCATCTAAGTGGGTCAAGTTGCGATCCCCCAAAACAGCAGACTCCGTTTTGTCCTTTCTCAGAAACCATGGATTCTCTGAGACCCAGATCTCCAAGATGGTCAGGTCACGCCCAAAACTTCTTAAGTCCAGTCCGGAGAAAACCCTTTTGCCAAAGCTCAAGTTTTTCGCTTCTACTGGAGTTTCAAAGGAGCACCTTGCAAAAACTCTGACATTTGAACCGATTCTTTTGTCTTTGAGCCTGGAGAACCGGATTGCACCCACTTATGATTTCCTTAGGAGTCTGCTTTCTCAGAAAAATGTCGTTTCCGTTTTAAGGCGCGGCTCCTGGATTTTCGCAGAAGGCCACTCCAAGAATGTTGCGCCAAATATTGAGGTTCTGAAACAATTAGGTATGCCCCAATCCAGCATTTCTCTGTTGCTTCTTTATCATCCCAACACATTTACATTGAAACCTAAAGAGCTTAGTGAACTTGTGGACGAGGTTAAGCAAATGGGTTTTGATCTGCAAAACACCACTTCGGTGAAGGCAATATACGCATTGGGTGGTAGCAATAGGTCTGTATGGAATCGATGTCGCGAAGTTTATAAGAGGTGGGGTTGGTCTGAGGATGATGTTCTCTCTGCTTTCAAGAGGCAGCCACTGTGTATGATTATCTCAGAGAAGAAATTAATGCGAACACTGGAGTTTTTAGTGAAAGAGATGGGGTGGTCTTCAAAAACGATTGTGAAAACCCCACTGGTCCTCAATTTCAGTTTCGAGAAGAGATTGGTTCCAAGATGTTCAGTTGTTAAAGTTTTGTTGCTGAAAGGACTGATAAACGGGATTGAAAATGTGGGTTTGCGTTCTTTGTTGAAGCCTGTGGAGAAGTGCTTCTTGGAGAGGTTTGTGGCCAGATACATAGATGAAGTACCTCAGTTATTGAGTGTGTATCACGGAAGAGTTGCAGTCCAGGATGTATTATGTACGTAG